AACCCGCCGATTTTCGCGAGTCAAGCGAGGCGGCGCTTATGAACTTCATCATCCTGCTTTACGCCCGTGCTGCAAAAACATCATCCGACGAGCGCCAGCAATACGACCCGCGCGCCAGCCTCACCCCGGAAGAGTTGGTAGTTCACCAAGAGCTTTGCGACCTTCGAGATGCGGCGGTCGCTCACTACGGGACGGGAGGTTCATACGTCGGCAATTAGGTGCGTGAGCTTGCGATAATGGAGATCGGCGCGGGAGTAAGGGTTGGCGTAGTTTCGCGGCGGCAAATCATTGACCGACCGCTGATCGCGCGGGCGAAAGCCCAAATCCTTCGCGTCATCGAAATTGTCGATCCTATCGCGTCGGAAAGGATCAACGGCATTAGCGAAGCGCTCGATGCCGAATGCGAACTCGATTCAGAGTTCTATCGGGAGGTTCACGCCCATCCCCTAAATGTTGAACTGTTTCTCGGTGGCGCTGAGCAAGTGGTGCAGATGCAAAACACACCCAATGGTGGATCGGCGCGGGGCGCGTTCGGGCAAAACCGCTAGGGCATTGGGAGATCGAAAAGTGAAGATATTGAATGCCTTGCTCGCGGCAACCGTGCCGTCGATTGCCCTATCTCAGTCGGCTCTTGAACATTACGCGTGGCAAGACCCGTATCCACTGGTTCCGCTCGGCCGCACGGCACAGGCCATCACTGGACCGGTTCGCGTCCGTCCAAAAACGATCACTTTTGATAATAAAGTCGTGGCGGCGCGCCTTGTCGGCAAGGTTTGGCGCATGTGGGATGAGTCTGGTGAAAAGAGCACTGCGAGCATCTATGAGCTATCGAGCGATCCGGGCGTGCTCAGACATCGCAACACTCTTTGCGGGGCCGGGGTGAAGGCACGGTTTGTAGTGCTCTGGCAGAGCTATCAGAATGGCGTTGGCGGTGCGGTCAACATGGCGGTGTGGTCTTCCGCGACAAAGCCAGAAGACAAAGACAGTCCCGGCTTGTGCGGCACGTATTCTTACGAGTGGAAGGTCCGTTAGCCGCTTTCATTGCGCAGTCTTGCTCGCTCGAAATTGAGGAAGGTCTAACCGTTGCGCAGGTGCTTTACCAATTCCCCCAGGCGCGTTCGAGCGCCGTCCATTCGGGAAAGGTCAGGGGTCGTAAGGGGGTGTACCGCGCGGATCCGCTCCGGCCGTCCGTGGCCGACGTTGCAGCGGAAGTGTCGGCTCATGACATCGACGTGATCGTTCCGGCCGTGGCAGCAAAACCAGCGCTGCGCGCGTTGCGCTAACACCACGCCCCGGTGGTCGCACGCGCGGCAGTCAGCTGCACATTGGCATTCTGGTGAATGAAATTCCCTAGCTTGAGCAGCCGTATGGTCGCGCCCATGCCATTACAGCGCAAGCGGCAACTGGTCGGGATCGGCTTCGACGGGTGGGTTGGCGATGCGCTTCGCGATGCTCGCCGCAAGTTCGTTCAACGCCTGTTCGCGCAAGCGTTCGTCGCCAAAGGTGAGGCCGACACGCGCCCATCCCGGACTGAGCATCAGGCCCTCGCGCGCCAGGTTTTCGAGATCGTTGGGCGAATCGGAGAGATGCTGTGCCATATCGGCGTGTGGAACATATGCGGAACGAATGGCAAGATATGTTCGGCGCCGCGTCGCATATGGCGTCGGAGCTCGGCCCTTGAGAACGGCATGTGATCGGCGGGCCGTTAGCGAAATCAGGTTTCGTCCGGGCAGGTGTAGTGAATCGGGTTTCGAAGCCACGCTGTTACAGCCGACTCGCGCCATCCCGCACAGCGCGTGCTGATCGCGATCTGCTTGGGAAAGCTTCCATCCTTGATTTTCCGGTACAATGTCGATCGGCTGAGGCCCGTACGATCGAGTACGGTCGGTAGTCGGAGAATTCTGTCAACAAAGTCCGACATGGCTCGCTCCTGCATTCGCTGGCAGATGAGGCTCGGGCAAGCCATCAAAGGGAGCAAGGCCAAAGGCCTTCGATCCAACTAAAGGATAAAGAAACAAGCTGTGGAGTAGTCGGAATGTTACCTGTATTGCGCCAGACCACGTCCGGCGAGGTTCAAACGGCTCGCCGGGTGTTGAGAACGTCTTGGGAAAACGCGTCGGAACCTTTGGGGCTAACCCTTGGACATTCGAACCGACCACCCGGCGGACTGACGACATAGTACCAATTTTTCGGGCTTCGCTCCAGTAAGGGGACGTAGTCTGGCTACGATTTCTTGTTCGGAGTCGAAGCCCACCGCCGCTTGGCGGAACGCTAACGTCTGACGGGATATGGCTCGAACTCACTATTAGTCTGCCACATCGTCAGCATGACTATCGCTAATTTTCGGCCTACCGCCATCCGGGCTCGCCCGTAGCCTGCCCGCTTCGCCAACTCGCTGCCCCAGTCACTCAGCGCACAGCGTTGAGCGGCCCGCGACAACATTACGCCAGCGGAAATCACCAGATGCGTCCTCGTAAGCCGATCACCCGCCCGGCTAATACTGGATGCGAAGAACCTTCCCGGACTGTTTCAATGTTGGCACCATGCCCAGATAGGGGCCAACGTCCGCAGGCCGGTGGAAGCGCGAGGGTTCGTCGATCGCCGAATAGAATGACAGCGCACAGATCGGGCCAACACCGGGAATTTTGAGGAAGCGGCTAGTGATGGGGTTACCCTCGGCCCGTCTTTTCAGATCCTTGTCCGCCTGTCGGATGCTCAGGTGCAACTGTGCGCACAGCTCAATCAGGGGACGTAGCGTGCGCGCCGCCTCAGACATGCCGGTTTGCCCCAAGGCCTTAATCTCAGCCTCAACTTTGGTACCCATAGCGAGGCCAACGCCTAGCTGCTTGATGGTGCTGCCATAGTTGCGCAACATCGCACGAAGGCAGTTCCGGTTTGCGGCGAGCAGCCAGACTAGGCGGTGTCGAAGGGCAAGCTCGGTTCTAATTTGCTGAGCCTCCTGTCCGCGAACGTGTACGGCCAAACGGGGTACACCCCCTAACCGTGCGATCTCCGCTATGCCGCGCGCGTCGTTGATGTCCGTCTTATGACATCGAACCGCGAGCACTTTGCTCGTTTTACGCGAGTCAAAAACGGAGACGGGAAAGCCCAACTTGGCGAGGCGAGGGGGCAGCGTCGGCGAGGCGCCTGTCTCCAACGCGACCGCCGCAATGTTGGTGAGTGGAAACATGGCGAGGGATTTAGCGATGTCGTCAGCTGTCGATCCCGACGGACATTCAAGTACGGGCAGCCCGGTATGATCTAGCACGCACACTGCTGTGCTAACTTCGCCGACATCGAGTCCAACCCAAAACTTCGAGGTCATCGCGCACCTCATTTATGTTTGCGTCGGCGGCCCTAATTTGGGTGCCAGGTCGCGGAGCGCCTGCAACGAGGTTTCGGGGTCCGCCGACGAATGGATAATGTCTAATTTGCACCGAGTCTGAATTCGCAAAGCGGTGAGCCGCCCCATAGATGCGGTGCCGTGCAATCACTTGAGCCTCTCGATTTTCACGAAGCAATCCACTCGGGATGCGCCCCAAATATTCGTTCCGATGGCGACCCGTGCTTCGCACGGCCACGCTCTACGCCGCTGTGCGGCGCCGAGCCGCTTCGCGTCTCGTCCCTGCGGGTGACGATCGTTGACGCAGTCCGGATCTCCGATCCGGTTAGCTGACATCGCGCTTCGCGCGCTGGCGCTGGTTGCGGCCGCGGCCAAGGGGGTGGGCGTCGCTACCCTCTAGTCCCGCCGCGGCGTGCCGCAACCCGGCTGCGCCGGGCCCTCCGCTTCGCTGCGGCCCTGCGGGTGCGGCCCGCCTCCGTCGGCGGGACTGCCGGTTCGCTCCTTGCCGCCCACCCCCTTTTCCGGGGCCGTGTGCGTTTTAGGAAGGAGGAAGAAAGATGAGGTGGAGGTTCTGGCGTCGGCTCCCTCGTGTGAGGCCCGAAGTGGCCCGGCTGGAGCGAAAGCTGTGGCGGATGGATTCCGTCACGCGGGAGGTCTTCTTGCTGCATCGGCTGGATAGCCTTGGCTATCGCGAGATCGCCGAGCGCTTGGAGATCGACGTGGCGGAGGTGGAGCGTCGCATGGCCAGCGCCTTGGTCCATCTCGTTGAAGCGAGCGAGGCCGACTGATCCATTCGCGGACGCGATAGGCCTTGCCTTCGCATCCGCGAATGCCGCAGGTTCCGCAGCAATGTTGCGCACGTCCCTCGATCATCTTCCCGCCTCTCGGCAGCGCGAGCTTGCCCATGTCGCGCGCGTATTGTGCGAGGAGTTCGAGGCCGCGCACGCGATCGGCACCAAGGACTGGAAGAAGGCGCGGCGCATCTTCAAAATCGTGCTCTACGGCTCGTTCGCGCGCGGCGACTGGGTCGATGATCCGGTTGGCGGCTATCAGTCCGATTATGACATCCTGATCGTCGTCAATGACGAGCGCCTGACCGAATTCGAATATTGGTCGGCCGCCGAGGACCGGCTGATGCGCGATACGACCATCACCAAAGCGCTTAGTGCGCCGGTCAACTTCATCGTCCATTCGCTGACCGACGTGAACGCCCAGCTTGAGAAGGGTCGACCGTTCTTCGTCGATATCGTAAGCCAGGGGATCGCGTTGTGCGAGGCCGAGGGGTTCCCGTTCGCGCAGTCCCGCGACTTGCCGTCGGAAGAGGCGAGGGCGGAGGCGGAGAAGCACTTTGAGAAGTGGTTTCCGAGCGCCGAGGCATTTCTGCGGATGGGGGAGGGGGCGCGCGCAGCGGGCGACCGAAACGAGGCCGCATTCGTGCTCCATCAGAGCGCCGAGCGCTTCTATCATTGCGCGCTGCTCGTGCTGACCCTCTACAGTCCAAAATCGCACAAGCTAAATTTCCTTCGTTCGCATGCCGAGGAAATCGCGCCTGAGTTGATCGAGGCGTGGCCCCGCAGCGATAAGTTCAGCCGACGCTGCTTCGAGCTTTTGCGGCAGGCCTACGTGAACGCCCGCTACTCGAAACATTATGAAATCAGCGACGGCGAACTGCGCTGGCTCGGCGAGCGGGTCGCGGCGCTGCAGCAGCTGGTCAAAGCTGTTTGTGACCGTCGCCTTGCGCCGCGCCACTGAAGCCACGCGGCGCCAGCACCCTTAGCCAGACTTTGCAGTGCGTGGGCCGCGCTTCGGCTTTTCCGCTAGCGCGCTTGCCGCAGCTTTCGCCGCGCGCCCCTTGCTGCCGAGGCCGATTTTGAGCGCCATTGCGCGCCGCTGCTCGGAATAGCTTTCGGCCACCATTGGGTAGTCGGGTCGCAGATTGTAGCGCTCGCGATACTGTTCAGGCGTCAGCCCGTGGCCAGACAGGTGACGGCGCAAGGTCCGGTACGGTCTTCCATCGATCATCGAAATGATGTGGTCTTTCGAGGCTAGCGATTTGCGCGCCGAGACTGCGGGTGTGTAGCCTTCCGAACCTGATGCATCTGGAGTTTCAATGAGCGCCGAGGCTTGCCCAGAGAGTTCGATCACGGTGGCGTGCATCGCGCGAAGAAACGCCGGCACGTCCTCCGCTGAGACGCGATTGTTCTGATTGCCGAGCCAGGCGATCGTAAGTTCAGTCGCGAGTTCGACGGCGTTCAAAGTGGGTTCGTCAGACATTAAAATCTCCGCTCATTGCCGGGCGATCATCTTATCGTGGTATACCTCGACGCCACATGATCCATAATGGATGTTTTGAGCGTGTCGAGTTCTGGGATTACTCAGGCAAACATGTCGTACCGATTAAAAGCGACGGCCCGTACCGTTTCACCTGCCAACGTCAGCTTTTGGTCCACCCTCAACATCCAACGACCGCCAGGTCGATACACCAGAGCCATGGAATTAATCTTGTTCCTAGGGCAGACGCGGTGACGATGATTGCATTGTCGGGCCGGTTGGCGAACGCGAAAATTCCTGGAAATCGGGGGGCAATTAAGAGGGCGAGATAAAAGCACCGCCAGCAGGCTGGGTGCATGTGGATGTTTTTAGTAGGAAAATACGGCTGGCCCCCCGCGTC
Above is a genomic segment from Sphingomonas sp. HMP6 containing:
- a CDS encoding DUF6771 family protein, with amino-acid sequence MAQHLSDSPNDLENLAREGLMLSPGWARVGLTFGDERLREQALNELAASIAKRIANPPVEADPDQLPLAL
- a CDS encoding helix-turn-helix transcriptional regulator gives rise to the protein MQERAMSDFVDRILRLPTVLDRTGLSRSTLYRKIKDGSFPKQIAISTRCAGWRESAVTAWLRNPIHYTCPDET
- a CDS encoding IS110 family transposase; the protein is MRCAMTSKFWVGLDVGEVSTAVCVLDHTGLPVLECPSGSTADDIAKSLAMFPLTNIAAVALETGASPTLPPRLAKLGFPVSVFDSRKTSKVLAVRCHKTDINDARGIAEIARLGGVPRLAVHVRGQEAQQIRTELALRHRLVWLLAANRNCLRAMLRNYGSTIKQLGVGLAMGTKVEAEIKALGQTGMSEAARTLRPLIELCAQLHLSIRQADKDLKRRAEGNPITSRFLKIPGVGPICALSFYSAIDEPSRFHRPADVGPYLGMVPTLKQSGKVLRIQY
- a CDS encoding sigma factor-like helix-turn-helix DNA-binding protein; its protein translation is MRWRFWRRLPRVRPEVARLERKLWRMDSVTREVFLLHRLDSLGYREIAERLEIDVAEVERRMASALVHLVEASEAD
- a CDS encoding HEPN domain-containing protein yields the protein MRTSLDHLPASRQRELAHVARVLCEEFEAAHAIGTKDWKKARRIFKIVLYGSFARGDWVDDPVGGYQSDYDILIVVNDERLTEFEYWSAAEDRLMRDTTITKALSAPVNFIVHSLTDVNAQLEKGRPFFVDIVSQGIALCEAEGFPFAQSRDLPSEEARAEAEKHFEKWFPSAEAFLRMGEGARAAGDRNEAAFVLHQSAERFYHCALLVLTLYSPKSHKLNFLRSHAEEIAPELIEAWPRSDKFSRRCFELLRQAYVNARYSKHYEISDGELRWLGERVAALQQLVKAVCDRRLAPRH
- a CDS encoding MucR family transcriptional regulator, with protein sequence MSDEPTLNAVELATELTIAWLGNQNNRVSAEDVPAFLRAMHATVIELSGQASALIETPDASGSEGYTPAVSARKSLASKDHIISMIDGRPYRTLRRHLSGHGLTPEQYRERYNLRPDYPMVAESYSEQRRAMALKIGLGSKGRAAKAAASALAEKPKRGPRTAKSG